The genomic segment CTAATACCATTATCAATCAATTTTGAAAGTCCATACTTAACTTGATAAGATACGATAGGAACACCATAAGTCATCGCTTCCAATATGTTCATACCAAAACTCTCACTCTCAGAAGTATTTAAAAACAGAGAAGTCTCTTGCAAAATGCATTCTAATACCTCTTTTGTCTGATATCCCTTAAAAATCACATTATTCTTTAAACCATACTTATCTACTAAGTGCTGTAATTTCTGTTGAAGTATCTCTGATGAAGCATATCCATAAAATTCAAATTTAATATCTGGTATAGATTGATGTACAATTTTGATGATTTCAATAATATCCGTTGGATTTTTTTCATCAGATAATCTTCCTAGATATATAATCTTATGTTTCTGACGTTGAATCTTACTACTTCGTACTGGTTTTTCTGCATAAGTATCTGGCAAAGCTAAAATATGCTTTATTTTCCAGTTCTTTTTAATTTCTGCTGCTTCTTGTTCGGTCGGAACAAGAATCCCATCAAAATGGGATTCCAAAGTTGTAAACAAGTTTTCTAAATACTCACTCGTTTTACTTTGGGTTCCGTCTTGCCTACCTATTTCCAAATGACTAGCGTGGAGAAATTGCCATTTTCCCCTACTGTTTTTTATTTCTGCTACAGAAGAAATCAGAGAAATTCTGTCATTGATAAATACACTTGCCTCCTGGAATGCTAATTCATTCATAAAAAATATAAAGAGTTCTTGCTCAGTATTAAAACGGTAAACTTTCTTTTGGTAATCTAACAATTTATACATTGTAGGATGTAAAACTCCATTGATATTCATGTGAGTAATTTCTAATCTTACATTTCCTCTATAATCATAAAATATCTGAGTGCCAACATTTCCGTCTGGATGAAAATATTGAGTAGAGGATTTGAAACCTCGCCTATCCCAAATATCTTTAGCAACACTCTCACCCATTTCATTATAATAATCGATTGAGGCAATAATCCCCACTGTTGCTGGAGCAATTGTCACTTCACCAATTATATGTCCCGCATGCTTAATAAGAGATTTATTGGCATCAATTCCTTCAATATGATAGAGTTTTTTATCAATTACTGATGCATAGCGGACATTCACATCGTTTTCATCAATATCCGTAATGTTTTGGAAATAATCATACATATTGACTACATCACTATGACTAAGTCCAACACGTTTTAAATCCCCAGCTAACTGCGAATTGTAATTTCGTGTCAAAATCTTTGCAGGGATACCTTGC from the Lactococcus allomyrinae genome contains:
- the asp1 gene encoding accessory Sec system glycosyltransferase Asp1, which produces MNYFVNENIFTLNSGTEFSAVKRIKLFHAQGIPAKILTRNYNSQLAGDLKRVGLSHSDVVNMYDYFQNITDIDENDVNVRYASVIDKKLYHIEGIDANKSLIKHAGHIIGEVTIAPATVGIIASIDYYNEMGESVAKDIWDRRGFKSSTQYFHPDGNVGTQIFYDYRGNVRLEITHMNINGVLHPTMYKLLDYQKKVYRFNTEQELFIFFMNELAFQEASVFINDRISLISSVAEIKNSRGKWQFLHASHLEIGRQDGTQSKTSEYLENLFTTLESHFDGILVPTEQEAAEIKKNWKIKHILALPDTYAEKPVRSSKIQRQKHKIIYLGRLSDEKNPTDIIEIIKIVHQSIPDIKFEFYGYASSEILQQKLQHLVDKYGLKNNVIFKGYQTKEVLECILQETSLFLNTSESESFGMNILEAMTYGVPIVSYQVKYGLSKLIDNGISGYFVPYGSKRQAAKSIIKILINQKLWHLLSKGAADKAQIFSIDKVWERWAYNNRVVNNLFIN